From Bacteroidales bacterium, one genomic window encodes:
- a CDS encoding 4'-phosphopantetheinyl transferase superfamily protein, with protein MPLFAKRQLEHYTIAIWNVTEDLSFFTEKTDFSANDKSYYQCVNNERRKREWVVVRYLLQNVIGTDDEIRYDENGRPKIKSHHISISHSGTMVVVIVSKYRCAVDIEVVSSRVSKVAHRVFSDSELSFAQTDEELTVLWCVKEAVFKLYGSGEVDFKRDIKIEPIKDFMSGVISCRFLKKNVLLNNLNLETIGNFKMVWIVDNLNVCHDF; from the coding sequence ATGCCTCTATTCGCAAAACGTCAGCTTGAACACTACACCATAGCTATTTGGAATGTTACCGAAGATCTATCTTTTTTTACCGAAAAGACAGACTTCTCGGCGAACGATAAATCTTATTATCAATGTGTAAATAACGAAAGGCGCAAAAGAGAGTGGGTGGTGGTAAGATATCTTTTACAAAATGTTATCGGCACAGACGATGAAATTCGCTATGACGAGAATGGCAGACCCAAAATCAAATCGCATCATATAAGTATATCACATTCAGGCACTATGGTGGTTGTTATAGTCTCAAAGTATAGGTGTGCTGTTGATATTGAGGTGGTTAGCTCACGTGTATCCAAAGTTGCCCACAGGGTTTTTTCCGACAGTGAGCTTAGCTTTGCGCAAACAGACGAGGAGTTAACAGTCCTGTGGTGTGTAAAAGAAGCTGTCTTTAAACTTTATGGTAGCGGAGAGGTTGATTTTAAGAGAGATATAAAAATAGAGCCAATAAAAGATTTTATGTCGGGTGTGATATCGTGCCGATTTTTGAAAAAAAATGTGTTACTTAACAACTTGAACTTAGAAACAATCGGGAACTTTAAAATGGTTTGGATTGTTGACAATTTAAATGTTTGCCATGATTTTTAA
- a CDS encoding geranylgeranylglyceryl/heptaprenylglyceryl phosphate synthase: MFAMIFNKLFERKKNIALLVDPDKVDIDSIKLLSEPDIKNKLSAVFVGGSLVFNETKQITKQIKEISGLPTVLFPGSLLQINPEVDAILFLSLISGRNPEFLIGQHVVAAPLIKRYGIETIPTGYMLFDCGNINSVRYMSNTLPIPNDKPDIAVATALAGEMLGLKALYLEAGSGASSPVSIEIIRAVRDAVTIPLIVGGGLRSVNQINSVFEAGANLVVIGTVFEQNREFLSELEV, encoded by the coding sequence ATGTTTGCCATGATTTTTAACAAACTCTTTGAACGCAAAAAAAACATAGCTCTTTTAGTTGACCCAGATAAGGTTGATATTGACTCGATTAAGCTATTGTCTGAGCCTGATATAAAAAACAAACTCTCGGCAGTCTTCGTTGGTGGAAGTTTAGTTTTTAATGAAACAAAACAGATAACAAAGCAAATTAAGGAGATTTCAGGGTTGCCAACAGTTCTGTTTCCGGGCAGTTTGTTACAAATAAATCCAGAGGTTGATGCAATTCTATTCCTTTCGTTAATATCGGGGCGAAATCCAGAGTTTTTAATTGGTCAGCATGTTGTGGCTGCGCCTTTAATAAAAAGGTACGGAATTGAGACAATTCCAACAGGCTATATGCTGTTTGATTGTGGCAATATTAATTCGGTGAGATATATGAGTAACACCTTGCCAATTCCCAATGATAAACCGGATATTGCTGTTGCCACGGCACTTGCCGGAGAGATGCTTGGATTAAAAGCTCTCTACTTAGAGGCTGGTTCGGGTGCAAGCTCTCCTGTGTCTATTGAAATTATTAGAGCGGTTAGAGATGCGGTAACTATTCCGTTAATTGTTGGTGGTGGTTTGCGCAGTGTAAATCAGATAAATTCTGTATTTGAAGCAGGCGCCAATTTAGTTGTAATAGGCACGGTTTTTGAACAAAATCGTGAGTTTTTGAGTGAGTTGGAGGTGTAG